In Coriobacteriia bacterium, one genomic interval encodes:
- a CDS encoding energy-coupling factor transporter transmembrane component T yields MSAPVPFGQYVGGDSPVHRLEPRVKIGVTAAFTVALFAFDTWAGLLAATLVVVGAVALSGVAPRLVVRGLVPVAWLLVFTVVANAVVLEAEGALVTLGPLSIELEGLLRGLFFAGRILVLVAGTSLVTLTTSPVDLTDALARLMRPLRVVRFPADDAAMMLSLALRFIPTTAEEGERIIIAQTARGASFDKGGPITRARAWVPVLVPLFVRLFRRADDLAIAMESRCYTGVGRTRLRESRIRLTDWTVLVVSIILAIGAAVYL; encoded by the coding sequence GTGAGTGCCCCGGTCCCTTTCGGGCAGTACGTCGGCGGTGACTCGCCGGTCCACCGCCTCGAGCCGCGCGTGAAGATCGGCGTGACGGCGGCGTTCACCGTCGCTCTGTTCGCCTTCGACACCTGGGCGGGGCTCTTGGCTGCCACGCTCGTCGTCGTCGGGGCTGTGGCGCTGTCGGGTGTTGCGCCACGCCTCGTGGTGCGCGGCCTCGTCCCGGTCGCATGGCTGCTGGTGTTCACGGTCGTGGCCAACGCCGTGGTGCTCGAGGCCGAGGGCGCGCTGGTGACGCTGGGGCCGTTGAGCATCGAGCTGGAGGGGTTGCTGCGCGGTCTCTTCTTCGCCGGGCGGATCCTCGTGCTGGTCGCGGGCACGTCGCTTGTGACCCTGACCACCTCGCCGGTCGACCTCACGGACGCGCTCGCGCGGCTCATGCGACCCCTGCGGGTGGTGCGGTTTCCCGCCGACGATGCCGCGATGATGCTTTCGCTCGCCCTGCGCTTCATCCCCACGACCGCGGAGGAGGGTGAGCGCATCATCATCGCGCAGACCGCTCGTGGAGCCAGTTTCGACAAGGGAGGGCCGATCACGAGGGCGCGAGCCTGGGTCCCGGTCCTCGTCCCCCTGTTTGTCCGGCTGTTTCGCCGGGCGGATGATCTGGCCATCGCGATGGAGTCACGCTGCTACACGGGCGTGGGACGCACGAGGCTCAGGGAGTCGCGGATCCGGTTGACCGACTGGACAGTGCTGGTTGTCAGCATCATTCTCGCGATTGGTGCGGCGGTGTATCTGTGA
- the truA gene encoding tRNA pseudouridine(38-40) synthase TruA, which yields MSESRTDSLLAIAVEVAYDGAPFSGFARQPGLDTVQGRLESALATILRREVVTTGAGRTDAGVHALGQVVSFDARGDEPNMTSMRRSLEALSGEGIAIRGVRAARPGFSARFDALAREYRYRIVSGPVEPLFLDRFAWHVPSTLDVEAMAASAAILIGEHDFRSFTVSDSVEGKTTMRRIEALQLTRETQLGEECLMIRVVGNAFLHSMVRVIVGSLVEIGVGRRDPEWLEAALAARERSAAGPTAPAFGLVLHAVSYPDSVWL from the coding sequence ATGAGCGAATCGAGGACAGACTCACTGCTTGCCATCGCGGTCGAGGTCGCCTACGACGGCGCGCCGTTCAGCGGCTTCGCGCGGCAGCCGGGGCTCGATACGGTGCAGGGACGCCTCGAGTCGGCGCTCGCGACGATCCTTCGCCGGGAAGTTGTCACGACCGGTGCCGGCAGGACCGATGCCGGGGTGCACGCACTCGGGCAGGTAGTCAGTTTCGATGCGCGGGGCGACGAGCCGAACATGACCAGTATGCGACGCTCGCTTGAGGCGCTGTCGGGCGAAGGCATCGCGATACGTGGTGTGCGTGCGGCTCGACCCGGATTCTCGGCGCGCTTCGACGCGCTCGCTCGCGAGTACCGGTACCGCATCGTCTCCGGGCCGGTCGAGCCGCTCTTCCTCGACCGCTTCGCTTGGCACGTCCCGTCGACGCTCGATGTGGAGGCCATGGCCGCATCGGCGGCGATCTTGATCGGCGAGCATGACTTTCGCTCCTTCACCGTTTCCGACTCGGTCGAGGGGAAGACGACGATGCGTCGCATCGAGGCTCTCCAGCTGACGCGCGAGACGCAGCTCGGCGAGGAGTGCCTGATGATCCGCGTGGTGGGCAACGCGTTCCTCCATTCGATGGTTCGGGTGATCGTCGGATCGCTCGTCGAGATAGGGGTCGGTCGACGGGACCCGGAGTGGCTCGAGGCGGCGCTGGCGGCCCGGGAGCGTTCGGCTGCCGGACCCACGGCGCCGGCGTTCGGACTCGTGCTTCACGCGGTCAGCTACCCCGACTCCGTCTGGCTGTGA
- the rplM gene encoding 50S ribosomal protein L13 → MKTYHAKPGEVEREWLLVDATDMVLGRLASEIAQILKGKRKPVYTPHVDTGDFVVVINAEKIRLTGNKANTKNYYSHSGYPGGLKEVSFQRMLAKHPERIIEKAVRGMLPKNSLGRTMGKKLKVYAGTEHPHEAQKPRQITLEA, encoded by the coding sequence TTGAAGACCTACCATGCCAAGCCCGGCGAAGTCGAGCGCGAGTGGTTGCTCGTCGACGCTACGGACATGGTGCTCGGCCGGCTCGCAAGCGAGATTGCCCAGATTCTCAAGGGTAAGCGCAAGCCGGTCTACACACCCCACGTCGACACTGGTGACTTCGTCGTCGTCATCAATGCCGAGAAGATCCGTTTGACCGGCAACAAGGCGAACACCAAGAACTACTACTCGCACTCGGGCTACCCCGGTGGCCTCAAGGAGGTTTCGTTCCAGCGCATGCTGGCGAAGCACCCCGAGCGCATCATCGAGAAGGCCGTTCGGGGCATGCTCCCGAAGAACTCGCTCGGTCGCACCATGGGCAAGAAGCTCAAGGTGTACGCGGGAACCGAGCACCCCCACGAGGCTCAGAAGCCGCGTCAGATCACGCTGGAGGCATAG
- the rpsI gene encoding 30S ribosomal protein S9, with protein MAENKAVYLGTGRRKNAVARVRLMPGTGVITCNKKPASEYFGREALVAFASTPFRVTETVDRFDVIATLHGGGVSGQAGALRHGIARALLEAGDEYRAELKKAGLLRRDPRMVERKKYGLKKARKRPQFSKR; from the coding sequence ATGGCTGAGAACAAGGCCGTCTATCTCGGTACCGGTCGTCGCAAGAACGCGGTCGCCCGAGTGCGCTTGATGCCGGGTACCGGCGTCATCACCTGCAACAAGAAGCCGGCGTCGGAGTACTTCGGCCGCGAGGCGCTTGTCGCCTTCGCGTCGACGCCGTTCCGCGTGACCGAGACCGTCGATCGCTTCGACGTGATCGCCACCCTGCACGGCGGCGGTGTTTCCGGCCAGGCCGGGGCCCTTCGCCACGGAATCGCTCGCGCGCTACTTGAGGCGGGCGACGAGTATCGCGCCGAGCTCAAGAAGGCCGGCCTGCTGCGCCGCGACCCGCGTATGGTCGAGCGCAAGAAGTACGGCCTCAAGAAGGCTCGCAAGCGTCCGCAGTTCTCCAAGCGCTAG
- the glmM gene encoding phosphoglucosamine mutase: MSTRLFGTDGVRGVANAELTPELTFRLGEAAGHFLGDHGAGRIVVGRDTRRSGEMLEAALVAGITAGGGDALLAGIVPTPAVALLVRELSADGGVVISASHNAPEYNGIKLFSREGLKLPDELEDEIETFCLSERDWERPTGADIGRCERIPDAVERYVAHACTTVKGDLDGIRVAIDCGHGAAAVASRAAFERLGAHVTEINADFDGTDINVGCGSTHLGQLARLVSGGDFHLGVAHDGDADRVLAVDELGAEVDGDQIMAVTAVKLHDAGELVGDTVISTVMCNLGFEVAMREHGIAVVKTKVGDRYVLEQMQAMGAVLGGEQSGHIIFLEHNTTGDGLVTALQLAAAVRDSGVPLSVLAQVMKRYPQVLVNVRVADKSRLATSAAISQSVHAAELRLGDEGRVLVRASGTEPVVRVMAEAADAAAAREVVDGIVDVVVSELGAERR, from the coding sequence ATGAGCACGCGACTCTTCGGCACCGACGGTGTGCGCGGCGTGGCCAACGCCGAGCTGACGCCTGAACTGACTTTCCGGTTGGGCGAGGCCGCGGGTCACTTCCTCGGTGATCACGGCGCCGGGCGCATCGTGGTGGGGCGCGACACGCGCCGCAGCGGCGAGATGCTCGAGGCCGCACTGGTCGCGGGGATCACCGCAGGCGGGGGCGACGCGCTCCTTGCGGGGATCGTCCCGACTCCTGCGGTGGCGCTGCTCGTGCGCGAGCTCTCCGCCGACGGGGGCGTGGTCATCTCGGCAAGCCACAATGCTCCCGAGTACAACGGCATCAAGCTATTCAGCCGGGAGGGCCTGAAGCTCCCCGACGAGCTCGAGGATGAGATCGAGACGTTCTGTCTGTCGGAGCGCGACTGGGAGCGGCCGACGGGCGCCGACATCGGTCGCTGCGAGCGCATCCCCGATGCCGTCGAGCGCTACGTCGCGCATGCCTGCACTACGGTGAAGGGCGACTTGGATGGCATCCGTGTGGCTATCGATTGTGGTCACGGGGCCGCCGCCGTTGCATCACGGGCGGCCTTCGAGCGCCTCGGGGCCCACGTGACAGAGATCAACGCGGATTTCGACGGCACCGACATCAACGTCGGGTGCGGGTCGACCCACCTGGGACAACTGGCCCGGCTCGTCTCGGGCGGCGACTTCCATCTGGGCGTCGCTCACGACGGGGACGCGGACCGCGTCTTGGCCGTTGATGAGTTGGGGGCCGAGGTCGACGGCGACCAGATCATGGCGGTCACAGCGGTGAAGCTTCACGACGCCGGCGAGCTTGTGGGTGACACGGTCATCTCGACGGTGATGTGCAACCTCGGATTCGAGGTCGCCATGCGTGAGCACGGCATCGCGGTGGTCAAGACCAAGGTCGGCGATCGCTACGTGCTCGAGCAGATGCAGGCCATGGGTGCGGTTCTGGGCGGCGAGCAGTCGGGGCACATCATCTTCCTCGAGCACAACACCACCGGCGATGGCCTCGTCACCGCGTTGCAGCTTGCTGCCGCGGTGCGTGACAGTGGCGTCCCGCTGTCAGTGCTCGCACAGGTCATGAAGCGCTACCCGCAGGTTCTGGTCAACGTGAGAGTCGCGGACAAGTCTCGCCTGGCCACGAGCGCGGCAATCTCGCAGTCCGTTCATGCGGCTGAGCTGAGACTCGGTGATGAAGGCCGGGTGCTGGTGCGCGCTTCGGGTACCGAACCGGTCGTGCGCGTGATGGCGGAGGCCGCGGACGCAGCCGCCGCGCGCGAGGTCGTCGACGGCATCGTTGACGTGGTCGTCTCTGAGCTGGGCGCCGAGCGCAGATGA
- a CDS encoding aminotransferase class V-fold PLP-dependent enzyme, translating to MIGSLEQERAAFESAHPAYDAAAVALLRAGEYARLDARGQTYLDYTGGGLYAASQVEKHAAILANGVFGNPHSNNPTSLASTALVEAARDAVLRHLNADSAEYDVVFTQNASGALKLVGEAYPFSDDSCYMISFDNHNSVNGIREYAHRAGAMVSYLSVHKPELRLDDVVVAREITRPACGNRLFAYPAQSNFSGVKHSLDWVDLARRRGWDVLLDCAAFAPTNRLDLSVVKPDYVPLSFYKMFGYPTGVGALVARHEALAKLCRPWFAGGTITLASVQSGQHQLAPGHTGFEDGTVDYLGLPAVTLGLAHLAAVGMDSIQDRVMALASWLLRWMRDTTHANGAPLVRVFGPSTTDARGSTIAFYLLDPEGDVHDVDAIEARAGEEGISVRTGCFCNPGDGEIAHNITASDMEACFDHPQTEPTQPVTLQQCQRLIEDASGKVPNTIRASLGIASDFGDVWRFARFAEGYLDRPVGPRPVR from the coding sequence ATGATCGGGTCCCTCGAACAGGAGAGGGCTGCGTTCGAGTCCGCGCATCCTGCCTACGATGCGGCAGCCGTCGCGCTCCTGCGGGCCGGAGAGTACGCCCGGCTGGACGCTCGTGGTCAGACCTACCTCGATTACACGGGCGGCGGGCTCTACGCCGCATCACAGGTTGAGAAGCACGCAGCCATCCTTGCCAACGGTGTGTTCGGAAACCCGCACTCCAATAACCCCACTTCGCTCGCGTCCACGGCGCTCGTCGAAGCGGCTCGCGATGCGGTTCTGCGCCACCTCAACGCCGATTCCGCCGAGTACGACGTGGTGTTCACGCAGAACGCGAGCGGCGCGCTCAAACTGGTCGGCGAAGCGTATCCGTTCTCAGATGACTCCTGCTACATGATCAGCTTCGACAACCACAACTCCGTCAACGGCATTCGTGAGTATGCTCACCGGGCCGGCGCGATGGTCTCCTATCTTTCGGTGCACAAGCCCGAGCTGCGACTCGATGACGTGGTGGTCGCCCGCGAGATCACGCGCCCGGCGTGCGGGAATCGGCTCTTCGCCTATCCTGCCCAGTCCAACTTCAGCGGTGTCAAGCACTCGCTCGACTGGGTCGATCTGGCCCGCCGGCGCGGGTGGGACGTGCTGCTGGACTGCGCCGCGTTCGCGCCCACGAACCGGCTGGACCTCTCAGTGGTGAAACCTGACTACGTGCCGCTGTCCTTCTACAAGATGTTCGGCTATCCCACCGGGGTCGGGGCGCTGGTCGCGCGACACGAAGCGCTTGCCAAGCTGTGTCGCCCGTGGTTCGCCGGAGGAACCATCACGCTGGCCTCCGTGCAGAGCGGGCAGCACCAGCTGGCCCCCGGTCACACCGGGTTCGAGGACGGCACGGTCGACTACCTAGGGCTTCCCGCGGTCACACTCGGACTTGCGCACCTCGCAGCGGTCGGCATGGACTCCATCCAAGACCGCGTGATGGCGCTCGCGTCGTGGCTGCTGCGGTGGATGCGCGATACCACCCATGCGAACGGCGCTCCGTTGGTGCGTGTCTTCGGTCCGTCGACGACAGATGCGCGCGGCTCCACGATAGCGTTCTACCTGCTCGACCCGGAAGGTGATGTCCACGATGTCGATGCCATCGAGGCGCGCGCCGGCGAGGAGGGCATCTCTGTTCGCACGGGCTGCTTCTGCAATCCCGGCGATGGCGAGATCGCGCACAACATCACCGCGTCTGACATGGAAGCATGCTTCGACCACCCGCAGACCGAGCCCACCCAGCCCGTGACCCTCCAGCAGTGCCAGAGGCTCATCGAGGACGCAAGCGGCAAGGTGCCCAACACGATCAGGGCGTCGCTGGGCATCGCGAGTGACTTCGGTGACGTCTGGAGGTTCGCTCGCTTCGCCGAAGGGTATCTCGATAGGCCGGTAGGCCCGCGTCCCGTCCGCTAG
- the glmS gene encoding glutamine--fructose-6-phosphate transaminase (isomerizing), producing the protein MCGIVGYAGHRSASEVLLKGLARLEYRGYDSAGVACIQGDELSVVRRVGKLVNLTSALEAEPVEGGVGVGHTRWATHGRPSEENAHPHVDCDHRVALVHNGIIENYLELREELAAAGHILRSETDTEAIAHLVESYYEGDLVAALAKTIKRLHGSYALAVVHLDHPDTIVAARRDSPLIIGTAPEENIVASDIPAVLEYTREVVVLHDEQIAVVTSDSVRVLDGELVEVEPERMHVEWDLDAAEKGGYEDFMLKEIHEQPTALRETLRGRFIDGEIQLSELKMTPEQVSSIDRVFIIACGTSYHAGLIAKHLIERWARIPVEVQVSSEFRYNDPIVDDETLVVAITQSGETADTLAGVREARDRGAKVIAITNVVGSRVTRESDGVIYTHAGPEIGVAATKTFTAQIAALNVLALKLAQAKGTLGTEEIERIWMELATVPDVVEAILANTGDLEECADEYTTAASSLFLGRGIGVPVAMEGALKLKEISYIHAEAYAAGEMKHGPIALITEEVPVVVVATQGHTYEKVVSNIQEVRARGAQVIAVSTAGDDDIRQHAEHVLSVPRTSEALSAIPATIPLQLLSYHIAKKRGCNVDQPRNLAKSVTVE; encoded by the coding sequence ATGTGTGGAATCGTCGGTTATGCAGGACATCGGAGCGCGAGTGAAGTGCTTCTGAAGGGACTCGCGCGTCTCGAGTACCGCGGATACGACTCTGCGGGCGTCGCGTGCATCCAGGGCGACGAGCTCAGCGTCGTTCGGCGTGTGGGCAAGCTGGTCAACCTCACGTCGGCTCTTGAAGCCGAGCCGGTCGAAGGTGGAGTTGGCGTGGGCCATACGCGTTGGGCGACCCACGGGCGTCCAAGCGAGGAGAACGCCCACCCCCACGTCGACTGCGACCACCGCGTCGCCTTGGTCCACAACGGCATCATCGAGAACTACCTTGAGCTTCGCGAGGAGCTCGCCGCCGCGGGTCACATTCTGCGCTCGGAGACCGACACCGAGGCGATCGCTCACCTCGTGGAGAGCTACTACGAAGGGGATCTGGTCGCCGCGCTCGCCAAGACCATCAAGCGCCTTCACGGCAGCTACGCGCTCGCCGTGGTCCATCTCGATCACCCGGACACCATCGTCGCCGCCCGCCGTGACTCTCCGTTGATCATCGGCACGGCGCCGGAGGAGAACATCGTCGCGAGCGATATCCCCGCCGTCCTCGAGTACACCCGCGAGGTCGTGGTGCTCCACGACGAGCAGATCGCCGTGGTCACATCGGATTCGGTGCGGGTGCTTGACGGAGAGCTTGTGGAAGTCGAGCCCGAGAGGATGCACGTGGAATGGGACTTGGATGCCGCCGAGAAGGGCGGCTACGAGGACTTCATGCTCAAGGAGATCCACGAGCAGCCCACCGCGCTGCGTGAGACGCTGCGCGGACGCTTCATCGATGGCGAGATCCAGCTCTCAGAGCTCAAGATGACGCCGGAGCAGGTATCGTCGATCGACCGCGTGTTCATCATCGCGTGCGGCACGTCGTACCATGCGGGACTCATCGCCAAGCACCTCATCGAGAGGTGGGCGAGGATTCCGGTCGAGGTGCAGGTGTCGAGCGAGTTCCGCTACAACGACCCGATCGTGGACGACGAGACGCTCGTCGTGGCGATCACCCAGTCCGGAGAGACGGCTGACACGCTGGCGGGTGTGCGCGAGGCCCGGGATCGGGGAGCGAAGGTCATCGCCATCACCAACGTCGTCGGCAGCCGCGTGACCCGAGAGTCTGACGGGGTCATCTACACCCACGCCGGTCCTGAGATCGGTGTGGCCGCGACGAAGACGTTCACCGCCCAGATCGCCGCCCTCAACGTGCTGGCACTCAAGCTCGCCCAGGCCAAAGGCACGTTGGGTACTGAGGAGATCGAGCGCATCTGGATGGAGTTGGCGACCGTCCCCGACGTGGTCGAGGCCATCCTGGCCAACACCGGTGACCTTGAGGAGTGCGCCGACGAGTACACGACTGCGGCCAGTTCGCTGTTCTTGGGCCGCGGCATCGGTGTCCCGGTCGCCATGGAGGGTGCGCTCAAGCTCAAGGAGATCAGCTACATCCACGCTGAGGCGTATGCTGCGGGCGAGATGAAGCACGGGCCGATCGCGTTGATCACCGAAGAGGTTCCGGTTGTGGTGGTTGCCACTCAGGGCCACACCTATGAGAAGGTCGTCTCCAACATCCAGGAGGTCCGAGCCCGCGGGGCACAGGTCATCGCCGTTTCCACAGCTGGTGACGACGACATCCGCCAGCACGCCGAGCACGTTCTGTCGGTTCCGCGCACGAGCGAGGCTTTGTCGGCGATTCCGGCGACGATCCCCCTGCAGCTACTCAGCTACCACATCGCGAAGAAGCGGGGCTGCAACGTCGATCAGCCCCGCAATCTCGCCAAGTCCGTGACGGTGGAGTGA
- a CDS encoding holo-ACP synthase: MSILGLGVDIVEIERMAAALERRPRLKERLFSEDERHYCDKRSRPEVHYALRFAAKEAVLKALGTGFSGMRFRDVEVARDATGRPIPILHGAAAARAAELGIVEMHLSLSFTHTTAVASAVAITEDARPRKEEKADPMAELARSFKDARALLDE; encoded by the coding sequence ATGAGCATCCTCGGGTTGGGCGTGGATATCGTCGAGATCGAGCGGATGGCAGCGGCGCTGGAGCGCAGGCCGCGCCTGAAGGAGAGGCTCTTCTCCGAGGACGAGCGGCACTATTGCGACAAACGTTCCCGGCCCGAGGTTCACTACGCGCTGCGGTTCGCCGCCAAGGAGGCGGTGCTCAAGGCGCTCGGGACCGGCTTTTCGGGCATGAGGTTCCGCGATGTCGAGGTGGCCCGGGATGCCACGGGCCGTCCGATACCGATTCTGCACGGTGCCGCCGCGGCTCGCGCGGCCGAGTTGGGTATCGTGGAGATGCACCTATCGTTGTCGTTCACGCACACGACGGCGGTGGCGTCAGCCGTGGCGATCACCGAGGACGCCCGTCCTCGCAAGGAAGAGAAGGCCGATCCGATGGCGGAACTCGCCAGATCGTTCAAGGACGCCCGGGCGCTGCTCGACGAGTGA
- a CDS encoding NAD(P)H-hydrate dehydratase: MERVLTSDQTKAIEQRVVAEGVASLDTLMRRAGEAIAAEVVAHVADGDIAVACGPGNNGGDGWVAAHLLLQAGRRVRVVAMRDPARLPEPAASAAKAALAAGVEVVVEPEGSLTEGAFTGAACVVDALLGTGSSLPLRDPFPLWCRSINRSGAYVVSADIPTGVETDTGATSDDAIRADLTVALLAFKRGHVIYPAADACGDVVLDTLAVPDALREVEGAPEVWDEGEYSSLLVAPPSDAHKNSRGRVLVVAGSGRYPGAAVLAARGAMRAGAGYVTLAVPEPIVGVAQCHLTAAPVIGLPSSRTKALSSGAGTVVIDLARDFDAVVLGPGLTLADGAVAAVRAIVARISGPLVIDADALNALVDAEEFITRRTDPTLLSPHPGELARLLDTTVSSVQSDRVSSSARLAGPGRAVVLKGAGTVVHGEGRWVINTSGTPALATAGTGDVLAGMLGALLARGMSPLEAGALGAYLHGLAGEAAAAELTPLGVTAEDLPGYVPVAMRRVMYRDAARGADANEDGARWQM; this comes from the coding sequence ATGGAGCGGGTCCTCACGTCCGACCAGACCAAGGCCATCGAGCAACGCGTGGTCGCCGAGGGTGTGGCCTCTCTGGATACCCTCATGCGGCGCGCGGGCGAGGCCATCGCGGCCGAGGTCGTGGCTCACGTGGCAGATGGCGACATTGCCGTGGCTTGTGGCCCGGGCAACAACGGTGGCGATGGGTGGGTAGCAGCTCACCTGCTTCTGCAGGCGGGACGTCGGGTGCGTGTGGTGGCGATGCGCGATCCGGCCCGACTGCCAGAGCCGGCCGCCTCAGCTGCGAAGGCGGCGCTCGCGGCCGGGGTCGAGGTCGTTGTCGAGCCCGAGGGGAGTCTGACTGAGGGAGCTTTCACGGGGGCTGCCTGCGTCGTGGACGCGTTGCTCGGTACGGGGTCGTCGCTTCCCCTACGCGATCCGTTCCCCTTGTGGTGTCGCAGCATCAACCGGAGCGGAGCGTACGTCGTGAGCGCGGACATCCCCACCGGGGTGGAAACCGACACGGGTGCCACGAGCGATGATGCCATTCGGGCCGACCTGACCGTCGCACTGCTGGCGTTCAAGCGCGGACACGTCATCTACCCCGCTGCCGATGCGTGTGGTGACGTGGTGCTCGACACGCTCGCGGTGCCCGACGCGCTCCGTGAGGTCGAGGGCGCGCCGGAGGTCTGGGACGAGGGCGAGTACTCGTCGCTTCTCGTGGCTCCGCCGTCAGATGCTCACAAGAACTCACGGGGGCGCGTTCTGGTGGTTGCGGGAAGTGGCCGCTATCCGGGGGCGGCGGTACTCGCGGCGCGCGGTGCCATGCGAGCGGGGGCGGGGTACGTGACGCTTGCCGTCCCGGAGCCGATCGTGGGAGTGGCGCAGTGCCACCTCACAGCCGCCCCGGTCATCGGGCTACCCAGCAGCCGAACGAAGGCCTTGTCCTCGGGTGCCGGCACGGTAGTGATCGATCTGGCGCGCGACTTTGACGCGGTCGTCTTGGGACCGGGATTGACCTTGGCCGACGGTGCCGTGGCGGCGGTGAGGGCGATCGTCGCGCGTATCAGCGGCCCACTCGTCATCGATGCCGATGCCCTCAACGCACTCGTCGATGCGGAGGAGTTCATCACGCGACGCACCGACCCGACCCTGCTCTCGCCGCACCCCGGGGAGCTCGCCCGTCTGCTCGACACGACGGTCTCGTCGGTGCAATCGGATAGGGTATCCTCATCCGCAAGGCTTGCCGGACCTGGCAGGGCGGTTGTGCTCAAGGGAGCTGGCACCGTCGTGCACGGCGAGGGCCGCTGGGTGATCAACACGTCGGGTACGCCGGCACTCGCGACTGCAGGGACGGGAGATGTGCTCGCGGGCATGCTCGGTGCGCTGCTTGCCCGGGGGATGTCGCCTTTGGAGGCCGGAGCACTTGGCGCGTATCTGCATGGTCTCGCAGGCGAGGCGGCGGCGGCCGAGCTCACGCCGCTCGGCGTGACAGCCGAGGATCTGCCGGGATACGTGCCGGTGGCCATGCGGCGGGTGATGTATCGAGATGCGGCGCGTGGCGCCGATGCGAATGAGGATGGTGCGAGATGGCAGATGTGA
- a CDS encoding CBS domain-containing protein has protein sequence MADVTARDIMTPDPVTIAPEAGVTEAARLMTDRSVGALPVIDAAGRLIGLVTEGDLIMQDVKLEYPTYIQLLDGFIMYPPAHARFEHELKKAVAATVKDVMSEDPITVTVDTSIEDVATLLADERVSRLPVLDGGRLVGIVSKRDIVKAIAGGLS, from the coding sequence ATGGCAGATGTGACGGCACGCGACATCATGACTCCCGATCCGGTGACTATCGCTCCGGAGGCAGGCGTCACCGAGGCAGCTCGCCTGATGACTGACAGGTCGGTCGGGGCGCTGCCGGTGATTGATGCGGCAGGTCGACTGATCGGGCTCGTCACCGAAGGCGACCTCATCATGCAAGACGTGAAGTTGGAGTACCCCACCTATATCCAACTGCTCGACGGGTTCATCATGTATCCCCCCGCGCACGCGCGGTTCGAGCATGAACTCAAGAAGGCCGTCGCCGCCACGGTCAAGGACGTGATGTCGGAAGACCCGATCACCGTGACGGTCGATACCTCCATCGAGGACGTCGCAACGCTTCTGGCCGATGAACGCGTTTCGCGTCTCCCGGTTCTCGACGGCGGACGCCTCGTGGGAATCGTGAGCAAGAGAGACATCGTGAAGGCCATAGCCGGAGGCCTGAGCTAG
- the alr gene encoding alanine racemase — protein sequence MTGQRWAWVEVDLDAVRHNVSTLKGLTSQGTLFMAVVKADGYGHGAVEVARAALDAGADRLGVATIAEGAELRAAGITAPVQLLSEPPADGADAVLDHELIPTVTTREFAGALGRAAIARGTEARFHLKVDTGMNRIGVPIDEAPVFAAMLAEFPGLMHEGTFTHFATADVPGDWEFGRQLARFSSVLEAMRAEGVSPGIVHAANSPATILSDESHFDMVRCGIAIYGLAPSPQTRGVVPLRPAMSVRARATLVKRIGMGEGVSYGLTWHAGSPTTIATLPLGYADGVHRVLSNKMSVLGGGARLQQVGRICMDQFMVEVPRGAVFSRGDQVVLVGQHADEVQSMDDLADLAGTINYEMACSFGMRLPRLYL from the coding sequence ATGACCGGGCAGCGCTGGGCGTGGGTCGAGGTCGATCTCGACGCGGTCCGGCACAACGTCTCGACGCTCAAGGGGCTGACGTCTCAGGGGACCCTGTTCATGGCTGTCGTGAAGGCGGACGGCTACGGGCACGGCGCAGTCGAAGTCGCGCGGGCCGCACTCGACGCAGGAGCGGATCGGCTGGGCGTTGCCACGATCGCCGAAGGCGCCGAACTCCGTGCTGCCGGGATCACTGCACCCGTGCAGCTGCTGTCCGAGCCTCCGGCAGACGGCGCGGACGCCGTCTTGGATCATGAGCTGATCCCGACGGTCACGACGCGGGAGTTTGCCGGGGCTTTGGGAAGAGCAGCCATCGCTCGGGGCACCGAGGCGCGCTTCCACCTCAAAGTGGACACGGGGATGAACCGCATTGGCGTTCCCATCGATGAAGCCCCGGTGTTCGCTGCGATGCTCGCTGAGTTCCCCGGGCTCATGCACGAGGGGACCTTCACGCATTTCGCAACGGCCGATGTACCCGGCGACTGGGAGTTCGGACGCCAGCTTGCGCGCTTCTCGTCCGTGCTCGAGGCGATGCGGGCTGAGGGGGTCTCGCCCGGAATCGTGCATGCCGCGAACAGCCCCGCGACGATACTGTCAGATGAGTCGCACTTCGACATGGTCCGGTGTGGGATAGCGATCTACGGACTGGCCCCGTCTCCGCAGACCAGAGGCGTCGTGCCTCTACGACCCGCAATGTCAGTGCGGGCGCGAGCCACGCTCGTTAAGCGGATCGGGATGGGCGAGGGCGTGAGCTACGGCCTTACCTGGCACGCCGGCTCGCCGACGACCATCGCGACGTTGCCGCTGGGCTACGCGGACGGCGTGCACCGCGTGCTCTCGAACAAGATGAGCGTGCTTGGGGGCGGTGCGCGCCTGCAGCAGGTGGGACGCATCTGCATGGATCAGTTCATGGTGGAAGTCCCCCGCGGCGCGGTGTTCTCGCGCGGAGACCAGGTGGTGCTTGTCGGCCAACACGCGGATGAGGTCCAGAGTATGGATGATCTCGCGGACCTCGCAGGCACCATCAACTACGAGATGGCTTGCTCCTTCGGCATGAGGCTGCCGCGCCTCTATCTCTAG